CGAATCGTATAGCGTTTTTTGTCGGGGACTTTATTGATCGCGGACCTAAAATCGTTGAAACGTTAAACATTGTTCGCCACATGGTGGATAGTGGCACTGCCAAAGCGGTGATGGGGAACCATGAGTACAACGCGATCTGCTTCAACCGCATGAACGAGGAGGGAGGGTATTTGAGAGAACACTCGGAGAAGAATAAAGACCAGCATGCTGAAACGGTTAAACAGTTTCGTGGAAATGAGAAGGAGTATGATGAAGCGATCCGTTGGTTTGAGACCCTACCGCTCTATTTTGAATCGGATGATTTCCGGGTCGTTCATGCAACCTGGGATCACAAGAAAGTCAAACATTTAGAAAATCTGACAAAAAATGGGGTTTTGGGAGACGATCTCATTCAGCAATCTGCCCAAAAAGGGAGTGAATTGTTTGACTCTGTAGATACAGTACTGAAAGGGAAGGAGCTGGTGCTGCCAAGGGGTTATACGTTTAAAGATAAAGGTGGCCATGAACGGAAGGCGATCCGGATGAAATGGTGGGAAAGTCCGGAAGGTCATACGTATGACTCCATAGCGGTTGGAAACATCGATGGTTTGCCCGATCTGTCTATCCAGAATGATGAATCTTTAAACGGTTCGGTGTATAGTAGGGATGAACGCCCTGTCTTCTTCGGTCACTACTGGCTTAGAGGTAATCCGAGCCTGTACCGAGAGAACATCTGCTGTCTGGACTATAGCGTAGCCAAAGGAGGGAAGTTGGTCGCGTATCGGTTTGACGGTGAAGAACGGTTAATGGATGAGAAGTTGGTGTATGTGTAGAATATTAAAACAGGTAATGAAGGGGCGGGGTGGTAACAGATCTATACAATTGCGAAAATGTATGACAATTGAAATGTTGCTGTTTGTATGACGTTCTGCTAAAAAAAAGTTTTGAAACGTAGGTCTTTGTATAACAAATCGGCTAAAATATGTGTTTATGCATAGGGTTAACGCTTTTTCAACCAGTAGACCATCCAAACTACAAATCTACATTCCTACATTTCAACAAAACAACAGACCAATAAACCACTAAACCAATATTTCAATAAACCAATAAACCAATAGATTCCATCTGGCAAGATAAATTTTGTAAGATCTTCAGGAGGGACGCTGGTCGCAAACCGGTTTGAAAAGGAAGGAAAGGTTAACGGATGGGAAGTTGAGAGAAGGAATCACTGAATGATGTAACTGAATCAGTTTTCTTTTTTCCGGATTATTAACCGGCA
Above is a genomic segment from Rhodohalobacter sp. SW132 containing:
- a CDS encoding metallophosphoesterase, which gives rise to METSGIDFIGDIHGYADELEHLLDKMGYSRKGTTWKHPNRIAFFVGDFIDRGPKIVETLNIVRHMVDSGTAKAVMGNHEYNAICFNRMNEEGGYLREHSEKNKDQHAETVKQFRGNEKEYDEAIRWFETLPLYFESDDFRVVHATWDHKKVKHLENLTKNGVLGDDLIQQSAQKGSELFDSVDTVLKGKELVLPRGYTFKDKGGHERKAIRMKWWESPEGHTYDSIAVGNIDGLPDLSIQNDESLNGSVYSRDERPVFFGHYWLRGNPSLYRENICCLDYSVAKGGKLVAYRFDGEERLMDEKLVYV